The following coding sequences lie in one Flagellimonas eckloniae genomic window:
- a CDS encoding winged helix-turn-helix transcriptional regulator, translating into MYEFKGKEYPCCTSLTMGIIGGKWKTVILFHLIKGTLRYNQLRKEMPTVTERTLSLQLKTLEHDGIIQRKVYTSKPPLRVEYSLTKFGQTLIPVLSAIADWGDFVLQDQAKHNQ; encoded by the coding sequence ATGTATGAATTTAAGGGAAAAGAATATCCGTGTTGCACAAGTCTTACCATGGGAATTATTGGAGGAAAATGGAAAACGGTTATTCTATTTCATTTGATAAAGGGAACTCTTCGATATAATCAATTGAGAAAAGAAATGCCAACGGTTACTGAGCGAACCCTAAGCCTTCAACTAAAAACCCTGGAACATGATGGAATAATCCAAAGAAAGGTATATACCTCTAAACCACCTTTAAGGGTTGAATATTCCTTAACGAAATTTGGACAAACGCTCATCCCTGTTTTAAGTGCCATAGCTGACTGGGGGGATTTTGTGCTTCAGGATCAAGCCAAACACAATCAATGA
- a CDS encoding nitroreductase family protein — translation MSFIKSMQNRYTAKKYDSSKKIETKKIEELKEILRLSPSSINSQPWKFTFVSDRETKERLSKVSWLNTNKVLDCNTVVVFSRINDISLFEQQIEEGLPKGAVDYYKEFIKPNAEEQIMAWFDRQVYLALGMFLSACAEMGIDSTPMEGVEPENYDMILNQKSYSTLMAVAIGYKDENDFNQPSKKPKSRRALNQVIKTI, via the coding sequence ATGAGCTTTATAAAATCTATGCAAAACCGTTATACTGCCAAGAAGTATGATAGTTCTAAAAAAATTGAAACAAAAAAAATTGAAGAATTGAAGGAGATTCTACGTTTAAGTCCTTCATCAATTAATAGCCAGCCTTGGAAATTTACCTTTGTTTCCGATAGGGAAACCAAAGAACGGCTTTCTAAAGTGTCTTGGTTAAATACAAACAAGGTGCTTGATTGTAATACTGTTGTAGTTTTTAGCAGAATTAATGACATCTCTTTGTTTGAGCAACAGATAGAAGAAGGTTTGCCTAAAGGGGCTGTTGATTATTATAAAGAATTTATAAAACCAAATGCCGAAGAACAAATCATGGCTTGGTTTGACCGACAAGTCTATTTGGCCTTGGGCATGTTTTTAAGTGCTTGTGCGGAAATGGGAATCGATTCCACTCCTATGGAAGGTGTTGAACCTGAAAATTATGATATGATTTTAAATCAAAAAAGCTATAGTACTCTTATGGCTGTTGCCATTGGTTATAAAGATGAGAATGATTTCAATCAACCCAGCAAAAAACCAAAATCAAGAAGAGCGCTGAATCAAGTAATAAAAACAATCTAA